From Cellulomonas dongxiuzhuiae, the proteins below share one genomic window:
- a CDS encoding NYN domain-containing protein produces MAGQQGGTGSDPDLPDVPDALRSALVRLAADVLGDIEPTHTPTALAAVRRFAPRRRAAAGAQPLWVALHEDEALRARVTRVWLQAHEEAGVPATDGSPRSTDVEPTDAEPPPGRPGTDAAVGAWLQGRPWRHLLPAPAPSAQDDPGGRRLEAAERELERLRTALGVAREGERTARDELAGLQRELRRLRSDADRARSEARGLAAAAEQDARRAAADLAAAADERARAAADLRAASAQRSFARDEVRTGQRLVESRVRLLLDTVVDAATGLRAELALPPVRDLPADLVAPTSDGPSGRPTSRGRSVDDPALLDDLLRLPRAHLLVDGYNVSKTGWPHTSLADQRRLLVDGMAALAAQTGAEITCCFDGQAGHRAPAPVRGVRVLFTAGETADDLLRHLVAAEPPGRVLVVATSDREVVHDVEDAGAWAVPSATLVERLRRR; encoded by the coding sequence ATGGCTGGTCAGCAGGGTGGGACGGGAAGCGACCCCGATCTGCCCGACGTGCCCGACGCGTTGCGCTCGGCGCTCGTCCGGCTCGCGGCCGACGTGCTGGGCGACATCGAGCCCACGCACACGCCGACGGCGCTGGCGGCGGTCCGGCGCTTCGCGCCACGGCGACGCGCGGCCGCCGGTGCGCAGCCGCTGTGGGTGGCGCTGCACGAGGACGAGGCCCTCCGTGCGCGCGTCACGCGGGTGTGGCTGCAGGCGCACGAGGAGGCCGGCGTGCCCGCGACGGACGGGTCACCGAGGTCGACCGACGTGGAGCCGACCGACGCGGAGCCACCGCCCGGGCGCCCGGGCACGGACGCCGCGGTCGGTGCGTGGCTCCAGGGCCGGCCGTGGCGCCACCTCCTGCCGGCGCCCGCGCCGTCCGCGCAGGACGACCCCGGCGGGCGGCGCCTCGAGGCCGCCGAGCGCGAGCTCGAGCGGCTGCGCACGGCGCTGGGCGTCGCGCGCGAGGGCGAGCGCACCGCGCGCGACGAGCTCGCAGGGCTGCAGCGCGAGCTGCGCCGGCTGCGCTCGGACGCCGACCGCGCGCGCAGCGAGGCCCGCGGGCTCGCGGCCGCGGCGGAGCAGGACGCCCGACGCGCCGCGGCCGACCTGGCCGCGGCCGCCGACGAGCGCGCCCGGGCGGCCGCCGACCTGCGGGCCGCCTCGGCGCAACGGTCCTTCGCGCGTGACGAGGTGCGGACCGGGCAGCGGCTCGTCGAGTCCCGCGTCCGGCTGCTGCTGGACACCGTCGTCGACGCCGCCACGGGTCTGCGCGCGGAGCTGGCGCTGCCGCCCGTGCGCGACCTGCCCGCGGACCTGGTGGCGCCGACATCCGACGGGCCGAGCGGGCGTCCCACGTCGCGCGGGCGATCGGTCGACGACCCCGCCCTGCTCGACGACCTCCTGCGCCTGCCGCGCGCGCACCTGCTGGTGGACGGGTACAACGTGTCGAAGACCGGGTGGCCGCACACCTCGCTCGCCGACCAGCGCCGGCTGCTCGTGGACGGCATGGCCGCGCTGGCCGCCCAGACCGGTGCCGAGATCACCTGCTGCTTCGACGGCCAGGCCGGCCACCGTGCGCCGGCCCCCGTGCGTGGCGTGCGGGTGCTGTTCACCGCGGGCGAGACCGCCGACGACCTGCTGCGCCACCTCGTGGCGGCCGAACCGCCGGGCCGGGTGCTCGTCGTGGCGACGTCCGACCGCGAGGTCGTCCACGACGTCGAGGACGCGGGCGCGTGGGCCGTGCCGTCGGCGACGCTCGTCGAGCGGCTGCGCCGACGCTGA
- a CDS encoding lysophospholipid acyltransferase family protein, whose protein sequence is MFYWLMKRVFVGPLLRLVYRPWVRGAANVPAEGGAILASNHLAVIDSFFLPLVLDREIVFIGKQEYFTGAGLKGRVTAGFMRGVGTIPVDRGGGKAGEAALRTGLRRLSEGGLFGIYPEGTRSPDGRLYRGKTGVARLALESGAPVVPVAMVGTDVAQPLGRRIPKVMRIGVVIGEPLDFSRYRGMENDRFILRSVTDEIMYAIMSLSGQEYVDVYAATQKARIATGHPQAPDDAGAMPAAPGGRPVPDVQVPVPPQDEAPPSVG, encoded by the coding sequence TTGTTCTACTGGTTGATGAAGCGGGTGTTCGTCGGGCCCCTGCTGCGCCTGGTCTACCGGCCGTGGGTGCGCGGTGCCGCGAACGTCCCCGCCGAGGGCGGCGCGATCCTCGCGAGCAACCACCTGGCCGTCATCGACTCCTTCTTCCTGCCGCTCGTGCTCGACCGCGAGATCGTGTTCATCGGGAAGCAGGAGTACTTCACCGGCGCCGGCCTCAAGGGGCGGGTGACCGCCGGGTTCATGCGTGGCGTCGGGACGATCCCCGTCGACCGCGGGGGCGGCAAGGCCGGCGAGGCCGCGCTGCGGACGGGCCTGCGCCGGCTGTCCGAGGGCGGTCTGTTCGGCATCTACCCCGAGGGCACGCGGAGCCCGGACGGGCGTCTCTACCGCGGCAAGACGGGTGTGGCGCGCCTCGCGCTCGAGTCCGGCGCGCCCGTGGTCCCGGTCGCGATGGTCGGGACGGACGTGGCGCAGCCCCTCGGCCGGCGCATCCCCAAGGTCATGCGCATCGGCGTGGTCATCGGCGAGCCGCTCGACTTCTCGCGCTACCGCGGGATGGAGAACGACCGGTTCATCCTGCGCTCGGTGACCGACGAGATCATGTACGCGATCATGAGCCTGTCCGGGCAGGAGTACGTGGACGTGTACGCGGCCACGCAGAAGGCACGGATCGCGACGGGCCACCCGCAGGCACCGGACGACGCGGGCGCGATGCCCGCCGCGCCGGGCGGCCGACCGGTGCCCGATGTCCAGGTTCCGGTCCCACCGCAGGACGAGGCTCCGCCGTCAGTAGGATGA
- a CDS encoding DEDD exonuclease domain-containing protein encodes MPSPRRLRPPEVTAPAPGATPVQVALDELGTPLQDVTFVVVDLETTGGRPGDDAITEIGAVKVRGGEVLGEFQTLVDPGGPVPPFIQVLTGITTSMLIGAPTIAQVLPGFLEFARGAVLVAHNAPFDVGFLRAAAARCDRPWPGFQVVDTVRLARRVVLRDEAPNHKLSTLAALFGAVETPNHRALADARATVDVLHALLGRLAPLGVTHLEDLATATDPVPADVRRRSGLADGLPDSPGVYLFRGPREEVLYVGVSTTSLRRRVRSYFTSSEKRGRMTEMVRLAVRVDPVVCASPLEARVRELRLIAEHAPRYNRRSRAPERMSWVRLTDEPFPRLSVVRDVREGAAHIGPFASRTLAQQAVDALHATFPVRQCTGRLPAQPAPGAHACVLAEVGRCGAPCVGGQDVAGYAPVAAAVRDAMTGDPRAVAQAHAARIRTLATQERFEEAAGVRDRLTAFVRGAGRAQRHTRAGACRELVAARRTDEGGWELVLVRHGRLAGTAVVDRRTDPMPVVASLRAGGEHVTAPVAPATAAHPEETDLVLAWLEQPGVRLVVLDGEWSSPARSAQSVRDAAAAVTLDLVAPRAPLLDDAPPSTATAPRRTA; translated from the coding sequence ATGCCCAGCCCGCGTCGCCTGCGTCCGCCCGAGGTGACCGCACCGGCGCCGGGCGCGACGCCGGTCCAGGTGGCCCTCGACGAGCTCGGGACGCCGTTGCAGGACGTGACCTTCGTGGTCGTCGACCTCGAGACCACCGGCGGACGCCCGGGCGACGACGCGATCACGGAGATCGGCGCCGTGAAGGTCCGCGGCGGTGAGGTCCTCGGCGAGTTCCAGACGCTCGTCGACCCGGGCGGGCCCGTGCCGCCGTTCATCCAGGTCCTCACCGGCATCACGACGTCGATGCTGATCGGCGCCCCGACCATCGCACAGGTCCTGCCGGGGTTCCTCGAGTTCGCCCGCGGTGCCGTGCTCGTCGCGCACAACGCGCCGTTCGACGTGGGCTTCCTGCGCGCGGCGGCGGCCCGGTGCGACCGCCCGTGGCCCGGCTTCCAGGTCGTGGACACCGTCCGGCTCGCGCGGCGCGTGGTCCTGCGCGACGAGGCGCCCAACCACAAGCTGTCCACGCTCGCTGCGCTGTTCGGGGCGGTCGAGACGCCCAACCACCGTGCGCTCGCCGATGCGCGGGCGACCGTCGACGTGCTCCACGCGCTGCTCGGGAGGCTCGCACCCCTGGGGGTGACGCACCTCGAGGACCTCGCGACCGCGACGGATCCCGTGCCGGCCGACGTCCGGCGGCGCAGCGGCCTCGCCGACGGTCTGCCCGACTCCCCCGGCGTCTACCTGTTCCGCGGCCCCCGGGAGGAGGTGCTGTACGTCGGGGTGTCGACGACCTCGCTGCGGCGCCGCGTCCGCAGCTACTTCACCTCGTCCGAGAAGCGCGGGCGCATGACGGAGATGGTGCGCCTCGCCGTCCGGGTCGATCCCGTGGTCTGCGCCTCGCCGCTCGAGGCCCGCGTCCGCGAGCTGCGCCTCATCGCCGAGCACGCACCTCGCTACAACCGACGCTCCCGGGCGCCCGAGCGCATGTCGTGGGTGCGCCTGACGGACGAGCCGTTCCCCCGGCTGTCGGTCGTGCGTGACGTGCGTGAGGGCGCGGCGCACATCGGGCCGTTCGCGTCCCGCACGCTCGCCCAGCAGGCGGTCGACGCCCTGCACGCGACCTTCCCGGTGCGGCAGTGCACGGGCCGGCTGCCGGCGCAGCCCGCGCCGGGCGCGCACGCGTGCGTGCTCGCCGAGGTCGGACGGTGCGGTGCCCCGTGCGTCGGCGGGCAGGACGTGGCGGGGTACGCCCCCGTGGCCGCGGCCGTGCGCGACGCGATGACGGGCGACCCGCGCGCGGTCGCCCAGGCACACGCGGCCCGCATCCGCACCCTCGCGACGCAGGAGCGGTTCGAGGAGGCCGCCGGCGTCCGCGACCGGCTGACCGCCTTCGTCCGGGGGGCGGGACGCGCGCAGCGCCACACCCGCGCCGGGGCGTGCCGCGAGCTCGTGGCGGCGCGCCGGACCGACGAGGGCGGGTGGGAGCTGGTGCTGGTGCGCCACGGCCGGCTCGCCGGCACCGCCGTCGTCGACAGGCGCACGGACCCCATGCCCGTGGTGGCGAGCCTGCGGGCCGGCGGCGAGCACGTCACGGCACCCGTCGCCCCCGCCACCGCGGCGCACCCCGAGGAGACGGACCTCGTCCTGGCGTGGCTCGAGCAGCCCGGGGTGCGCCTCGTCGTGCTCGACGGCGAGTGGTCGTCCCCCGCGCGCTCGGCGCAGTCGGTGCGCGACGCCGCTGCGGCGGTCACCCTCGATCTCGTCGCCCCACGTGCGCCCCTGCTCGACGACGCGCCGCC
- a CDS encoding AMP-dependent synthetase/ligase, with translation MDESHSPLLIEVDPSDNLNDLLAARVRSTPDRVLVERYADGQWLPTTARAYDAEIVAAARGLVAKGVQPGDRVGIMSRTRYEWSLLDWATWAVGAVPVPLYETSSAEQVAWILTDADVSVLFVETPAHAELVAEVRDQATTLREVLVIDEGAMDELVAAGAGVEEAEVTRRRGLAARDDLATVIYTSGTTGRPKGVELTHGNFSALTTNAVEKLNVVVSTPGARTMLFMPLAHVFARFVHVLTIPAGAVLGHWPDTRTLVEGIGSFRPTFILSVPRVFEKVYNSAEQKAAAGGKGAIFQRAAKTSIVYSRALDTPGGPSPWLRLQHKVADVLVLSKLRKVLGGQVEWAISGGAPLGERLGHFYRGVGLKVLEGYGLTETTAPATVNLPERTKIGTVGPALPGTSLRLAADGEIEIKGIQVFRGYHGNPEATAEALHDGWLRTGDLGSIDEDGFLRITGRKKEIIVTAGGKNVAPSVLEDRLRGHPLVSQVVVVGDQRPFIGALITLDPEGVPGWLSAHGKPAMTLEEAAKDPDVLASLDKAVERTNKAVSRAESIRRYRILDRDLTIADGYLTPKLSVRRSEVLKDFAADVEALYGEGER, from the coding sequence ATGGACGAGTCCCACAGCCCTCTGCTCATCGAGGTCGATCCGTCGGACAACCTCAACGACCTGCTCGCGGCTCGCGTGCGCAGCACGCCGGACAGGGTGCTCGTGGAGCGCTATGCCGACGGGCAGTGGCTGCCGACCACGGCCCGCGCGTACGACGCGGAGATCGTCGCGGCCGCCCGCGGTCTCGTCGCCAAGGGTGTGCAGCCCGGGGACCGCGTCGGGATCATGTCCCGCACGCGCTACGAGTGGTCGTTGCTCGACTGGGCGACGTGGGCCGTGGGTGCGGTGCCGGTGCCGCTCTACGAGACGTCGTCGGCCGAGCAGGTCGCCTGGATCCTCACGGACGCCGACGTCAGCGTGCTGTTCGTCGAGACGCCGGCGCACGCCGAGCTCGTCGCCGAGGTGCGCGACCAGGCGACGACGCTGCGCGAGGTCCTCGTCATCGACGAGGGGGCGATGGACGAGCTGGTGGCGGCCGGTGCGGGGGTCGAGGAGGCGGAGGTGACGCGGCGCAGGGGGCTCGCCGCGCGCGACGACCTGGCGACCGTCATCTACACGTCCGGCACGACGGGCCGGCCCAAGGGTGTCGAGCTGACGCACGGCAACTTCTCGGCGCTGACGACCAATGCGGTCGAGAAGCTCAACGTCGTCGTCTCGACGCCGGGTGCCCGGACCATGCTGTTCATGCCGCTCGCGCACGTCTTCGCGCGGTTCGTGCACGTGCTGACGATCCCCGCCGGCGCGGTGCTGGGCCACTGGCCCGACACCAGGACGCTCGTCGAGGGCATCGGGTCGTTCCGCCCGACGTTCATCCTCTCCGTGCCGCGCGTCTTCGAGAAGGTCTACAACTCGGCCGAGCAGAAGGCCGCCGCGGGTGGCAAGGGCGCGATCTTCCAGCGCGCGGCGAAGACGTCGATCGTGTACTCCCGGGCGCTGGACACCCCCGGCGGCCCGAGCCCCTGGCTGCGCCTGCAGCACAAGGTCGCCGACGTGCTGGTGCTCTCGAAGCTGCGCAAGGTGCTGGGCGGGCAGGTCGAGTGGGCCATCTCGGGCGGCGCACCGCTGGGCGAGCGCCTGGGCCACTTCTACCGCGGCGTCGGGCTCAAGGTGCTCGAGGGCTACGGGCTGACCGAGACGACCGCGCCGGCCACGGTGAACCTGCCCGAGCGCACCAAGATCGGGACCGTGGGGCCCGCGCTGCCCGGGACGTCGCTGCGCCTGGCCGCGGACGGCGAGATCGAGATCAAGGGCATCCAGGTGTTCCGCGGGTACCACGGCAACCCCGAGGCCACCGCCGAGGCGCTGCACGACGGGTGGCTGCGCACCGGCGACCTGGGCTCGATCGACGAGGACGGGTTCCTGCGCATCACCGGCCGCAAGAAGGAGATCATCGTCACCGCGGGGGGCAAGAACGTCGCGCCCAGCGTGCTCGAGGACCGGCTGCGCGGCCACCCCCTGGTCAGCCAGGTGGTCGTCGTCGGCGACCAGCGCCCCTTCATCGGGGCGCTCATCACGCTGGACCCCGAGGGCGTGCCCGGGTGGCTCTCGGCGCACGGCAAGCCGGCGATGACGCTCGAGGAGGCGGCCAAGGACCCCGACGTGCTCGCGTCGCTCGACAAGGCGGTCGAGCGCACCAACAAGGCCGTCTCGCGCGCGGAGTCGATCCGGCGCTACCGGATCCTGGACCGTGACCTGACGATCGCCGACGGGTACCTCACGCCGAAGCTCAGCGTCCGGCGCTCCGAGGTGCTCAAGGACTTCGCAGCGGACGTCGAGGCGCTGTACGGCGAGGGCGAGCGCTGA
- a CDS encoding ROK family glucokinase, with protein MHAIGVDIGGTKIAAGVVDDDGTILAQTRRDTDPDDVASIDAAIADVYRELAASFEVREVGLAAAGFVASDRARVLFAPNIAWREYPLRDNVAALIGDDDVRIVVENDANAAGWAEFRFGVGRDVEDMVMLTLGTGLGGAIVSGGRLARGAWGAAAEIGHMRVVPGGHYCGCGHEGCWEQYVSGSALVRDAQAAAVSQPERAAALIALAGGRVEGITGPLVTRAAQDGDPLAVELLTEVGRWVGEGAASVAALLDPEVFVIGGGVSAAGDLLLVPARKAFGEQLSGRGHRPEAGIVVADMGNDAGMVGAADLARI; from the coding sequence ATGCACGCCATCGGGGTCGACATCGGCGGGACGAAGATCGCGGCGGGCGTGGTCGACGACGACGGCACGATCCTCGCCCAGACCCGGCGGGACACCGACCCCGACGACGTCGCGAGCATCGACGCGGCGATCGCGGACGTGTACCGCGAGCTCGCCGCCTCCTTCGAGGTCCGCGAGGTCGGTCTGGCGGCGGCCGGGTTCGTCGCGTCGGACCGTGCCCGGGTCCTGTTCGCCCCGAACATCGCCTGGCGCGAGTACCCGCTGCGGGACAACGTGGCGGCACTGATCGGCGACGACGACGTCCGGATCGTCGTGGAGAACGACGCGAACGCGGCCGGCTGGGCGGAGTTCCGCTTCGGTGTCGGCCGGGACGTCGAGGACATGGTGATGCTGACCCTCGGCACGGGCCTCGGCGGCGCGATCGTCTCGGGCGGACGTCTGGCGCGCGGCGCCTGGGGAGCCGCCGCGGAGATCGGCCACATGCGGGTCGTGCCCGGCGGTCACTACTGCGGCTGCGGTCACGAGGGCTGCTGGGAGCAGTACGTCTCGGGCTCGGCGCTCGTGCGCGACGCGCAGGCGGCCGCGGTCTCGCAGCCGGAGCGCGCGGCGGCGCTGATCGCGCTGGCGGGCGGCCGGGTCGAGGGCATCACGGGCCCGCTCGTGACCCGCGCGGCGCAGGACGGCGACCCGCTCGCCGTCGAGCTGCTGACCGAGGTGGGCCGCTGGGTGGGCGAGGGTGCCGCCAGCGTCGCGGCCCTGCTGGACCCGGAGGTGTTCGTCATCGGCGGTGGGGTCAGCGCTGCCGGCGACCTGCTGCTCGTGCCCGCGCGCAAGGCGTTCGGCGAGCAGCTCTCGGGACGCGGCCACCGCCCGGAGGCGGGGATCGTGGTCGCCGACATGGGCAACGACGCGGGCATGGTCGGGGCCGCCGACCTCGCGCGGATCTGA